From the genome of uncultured Methanobacterium sp.:
AGAAAAAGAATTTAAAACTCTCTTTTACCATAGATGACACTTAACCTTATAGCTTATTAATTTTTTACTTCAATTGCTTCCAGATACATGATGAAGTATGGAAAGAAGTACTGAAATATTATATTTTTATATTTAAAATAGGGGTGGTTAGAAAAAATTTAATTCAAATTAATTCTTTAATTTAGTGTAAATTTATTTAATTATTTTAATTATTAGAATTATTCAATTTTTAATATTAAATTACCATTAAATCAGTTAAATTAGTTTAATGGAAGATCTACATAAAATGTGGTGGTTTAGCAGCCATATAGGGAGGTTGTGTTTGTATCTTTGAGGATTTAACCCTGTTTGGCGTAGATCTTCCAATAAAATTAATGTATTTACCAGCCGGTGAATGGACACCACCATTTTCCGTAGGAAGGACAGTCGGTTCTGTCGCATAACGCTCCTGTTGTGGCAACGTCTGTTGTTCCTGTTATTTTACAGTTTACTGGTCGAGTTTCACTTTTTATGTTTCCTATTCCAAATAATTCATCCATTTTTATCTCCCCTTTTACATTTTACACTTTAAATTAATATGTAAAAGTTTAATTATTTAAACTTTTCTATATGGTGATTCTGTTAAGTTAATGATGATAAAAATAATACGATTATTTGTAAGTTTATGTTTTCAATGTAACAATGTTTCATCCAAGAAAGTGAGAGACATATATTTCTACTGAAGATGAAATATTATCGTTTTTATCAAAAGTTATTTAATGGGGTTAACTTTATATAAACATTTCATGTATAAACAAATAATGAAAATAATAGTTGGATTACTTCTCAAATGAAGTCACCCTCTAAATTTATCAATTCAAAAATAATAAATTTTGAAAATGGGGAATAATATGTCAGAAGCAATAAAAATCGGGAACGAATTAATTGAACTTAAAGAAGGGTACATAACTGATTATATTTCAGGCAATAAGTGTGAAAGCTACGCCTGAAGAAGTTGAAGCTGTACAAGTTTTTTCAAGACAATTAGTTGAAGATTATGGTTATGATAAAAATCAAATCCAAACAAGACCCCAATTTAGAGTTAAAGCAAGACCATCTGATAGAAAAAAAGAGTACCCTGTTGATATTGCTGTTTTTTCAAACGAAATGAAAAAAGACGACGATTTATGTATTATAGTTGAATGTAAATCAGAATCAAGAAGTGATGGAATAGGTCAGCTAGAAGATTATTTAAGACTTTCAAGAGCCACATTAGGAGTATGGTTCAATGGCAATGAGAGGATATTCCTTCTTAAATACGAAAAAGCGGGAAAGGTGTTATTTGAAGAGATACCAAATATACCAATGAAAGGACAGAGAATAGAAGACATAGGAAAATTTAAAAGAAAAGATTTGAAATCCACACATAACTTAAAATCAATTTTTAAATCTATTAGGAACTTTTTAGCAGGGAATACTGTTGGAACTACTAGGGATGAAGAGTTAGCAAAGCAAATAATAGATCTTGTTTTATGTAAGTTATATGATGAAAAATTCACAAAACCCGATGATATTGTTGAATTTAGGGCAGGGATAGGGGAATCTCCAAAAGATGTTTCACTAAGAGTTAAAAAACGATTTGATGCAGCTAAATCTGTTTATAAAGATATTTTAGGTGCTAAAGATACTATTGATTTAGATGATAAATCCATTACTTATGTTGTAGGTGAACTTCAAAATTACTGTTTAATGGATGCCGAAAGAGATGCAGTTGGAGATGCGTTTGAAGTTTTTGTACAAAAAGCACTGAAGGGAGGATCAGGCCAGTTTTTTACACCAAAAAATGTTGTAAAAACAGCTGTTGAAATTTTAGATCCTAACATCGATGACAAAATAATAGATCCTGCTTGTGGGTCCGGCGGATTTTTAGTCGAATGTCTAAGACATCTTCATGAAAAAATAGAAGAAAAGGGCAAAGTTTATAATTGGTCCGAAAAACTTGTCGATGAAGAAAAAATAGCTAAAGCAAACAGTAATTTAAAGGGTATAGAAAAAGATGATTTTCTTAGTAAAATATCCAAAGCATACATGATAATAATGGGAGATGGGAGGGGGGGGATATTTTGTGATGATTCATTAGTAAATCCTAATGATTGGAAAAATAAAACAAAAAGTGGCGTACAGTTGGGCACTTTTGATATTGTTCTTACAAATCCCCCATTTGGGAAAAAAATATCAGTTAGTGGAGAAAAAAAGCTTTCCCAATATGCATTAGGTCATAAGTGGAGTAAAAATAAAAAAACTAATATTTGGACTAAAGGGAAGATTAAAATTAAGGAAGCCCCCCAAATACTTTTTATTGAAAGATGTTTAGACTTATTGAAAGATGGGGGAAAATTAGGTATAGTATTACCTGATGGAGTATTAAGTAACCCTAGTGATGCATATATTATCCAATATTTGATGGAAAGAACAGAATTAATTGGCCTCATAGATTTACCAAAGAGCACTTTTCTACCTTACACTCCAACCAAAACACATCTTTTATTTTTAAGAAAAGCAAAGAATCCTAAAAAAAATTATGAATTTTTCATGAGTTATGCAAAAACTTGTGGACATGATAAAAGAGGGAAAGAAGTATTCAAAGATGAAATAAGATCAATACCTAACTATTTAGATAAACTGGGTGAAACAAAAAAAACGAGTCATTTGGGCTTTAAAATGAATATTAAAGATGTTGAAAACAGAATATTATTACCAAAATATTATAATCCTGATTTAGAAAATGAGTTAGAAAAATATGAAAAATCTGGAGAATTTACAGTCAAATCTTTTGGGGAATTACAAGATGAAGGAATAATTAAAATAATGAGGGGAAATGAAATTGGGAGCGAAAATTATGGTACTGGCCCCATACCTTTTATCAGAACATCAGAAGTTGCGAATTGGGAAATAATTGCAGATCCTACTCATTGTGTTCATGAAGATATTTATGATTTATACAAAAATAAACAAGAAATTAAACCAGAAGATATTTTAATTGTCAATGATGGGACTTACTTGATGGGTAGAAGTGCTATGATCACCGACATTGATACTAAAATCATTATACAAAGCCATTTTAAAAAAATTACCGTTTTGAAAAAAGATAAGTTATCCCCCCATTTATTATTGGCTTTAATTGGCTTAGAGATAGTACAGCGCCAAATTGAATCCAAATCATTTAGACAAGGAACAATTTCTACATTAGGTAATAGAATATTAGAAGTAAAAATACCAATTCCTAGAACAAAAAAAGAACAAAAAAAGATTAGTAATGTTATTGAAAGGATAATAACAAAAAAAAGAGAAGGAAAACTTATTTCTCAAAATTATAAAGTACTAAATAAGTCTGAAAATTTAATGGGAATTATAAATAAAGGAAGAATAGGGAATTTAAATTAATTTTTTATTTCATTCTTTAGATTTTATTTTCCATTTTGTAGCTAAATCAATAAGACTTTCCCATCTATTATCTAAGTCCAGATTTATCCCTGCAGCTTCGGCAGGAGTTTTACCACCTAAGGCACTATGGGGCCTTAAAAAGTTATAGTATACAAACCAACCGTCTAACATTGCTTCGGTTTTTTCATAGTTATCCATGCCTCTCCGTGCTCTTAGCATGTCTTTTAATGTTCCATGAAGTCTTTCAACTTTGTTTTGGTGTACTCTCCCATTTATTCCAACATTTTGAACTAAATCAACTCTGTTACATCGTTTGTTGGAGTAAAAAGCTTTCTTGAATCCTTTACGGTATGCAAAGCAACCATCCGCATAAATGATTTTTGGTTTTTGGAGTGCTCTGTTCCGAGCATCCATGAAAAGTTTTGTACTGTCTTTGATAGTTCTAGTATTTGATAAATGTTCAGCTACCATGAATCTAGTTTCGGCATCTATGATTTCCCAGAACCATTTTTGTTGTCCTTTTATTTTGATAGCTGTTTCATCGGTGTGCCAAACATCACTTAAATCAGCTTTGAGGGTGTCGACGTATTCTTTTACTAGTACAGAGTATTTTGTTATCCAGTTGTGGATGGTTACTTGTGATACTTTGACTTTGAAGAGGTAACTGATTTGTCTTTGGATTTTACGTACACTAAGACCATCATAGTATAAGTCCATTGAGACGGCGATGATGTGTTTTTTGTTTCTCATTCGTGCAAAATTATCGTTGTTGATGAATTGTTTTCCACATTCTTTGCATTTATAGCGCTGTTGGTTGTTTACTTTGCCATTTTTGACAATTTGTGAAGATCCACAATTTTTACACATCATCTTTTTCACCCTCTATATTATAGTTGGTTTTAATAGTATATATAATTTTAGGTCTAAAAATAGGTAGATATATAGGTATATAGAAAGGTATACAGATAGGTATATAGAAAGATATATAGAAAAATATGAATATATTTATATATAATAATCGACCTATAATTAGACATGGCAATTAAAGTAAAATTGTACTCAGACAAACAAGGTAAACAATTCAGGATAGCACTACCTAAAAAAATCATAGAATTACAAGGATATAAACACAAAGACGAATTTGAACTAGAAATACATGGAAAAGACATCATACTCAAAAAGGTGGAATAATGGTATCCAAAGATGTTGAAATGTTAGAAGATATGCTAACCTCACTTGTTGATCTGTTAGTCGAAAAGGGCCTTATCACTCAAGAAGAATATGAGGTCAAAGTAAGGGCTATGTTGGAAGAGTCCGAAGGGCTAACACGTTTTGACGATTTAGACGACAAATAATCATTTAAATTTAAACGTGAAACATTGACTTAATTTTACTATTTTTATATTATCATCATTAACTTAACAGAATCCTATATGGTTGGTTTCAAGTAGCCCTGATATTTAATAAATAGGAGTTAAATATAATGGAAAAGGAGATATAAATCGATTAATACTGTTAAATTTTAATCTAAGGGGATAATCATGGAACAATGGTATCAAAAACTTTTTAACAACTATGCTTGTAAATATGAACAGGAATCATTCACCCAGGGAACAATAGGGGAAGTTGATTTTCTAGAATCTGAAATTAATCATAATAAACACTGTAAAATACTGGATGTGGGCTGTGGAACGGGTAGGCATGCCATTGAACTGGTCAAAAGAGGATACCGGGTCACAGGTGTTGATCTATCTGAAAATATGCTGGCTAAAGCCATGGAACAGGCAGCAGAAGCTGGAGTGGAAATAGATTTTCTAAAAGCAGATGCCAGAAACCTGCCATTTCAGGATGAATTTGATCTGGTCATCATGATCTGTGAAGGTGCATTTCCACTCATGGAAACCGATGAAATGAACTACCAAATCCTGGAAAGTGCAGCTGGTACTTTAAATAAAAACGGAGGAAAGTTAATATTCACCACTCTAAATGGACTATTTCCACTATTTCACTCGGTTAAGGATTTTATAAACTCCAATTCTTCTCAAGAAAATCGTGAAAACAATTTTGACCTTTTAACCTTCCGGGACCAATACCAGCTGGAAATTAAGGATGATGATGATCAGAAAATGTTGTTAAACTGTAACGAACGCTACTATGTACCATCAGAAATTACATGGCTACTGAAATCCCTGGGTTTTAGTAAAATAGGTATATATGGATGTAAACTGGGGGAATTCAGTCGTGATGATTCTCTGAGTACTGAAGATTATGAAATGCTGGTTATAGCTGAATATTAGAATTGCCAGTAATTGTTCATGTCAAAATTGCATTAGATGAATCTTTGCGGCACATATTGGTTTAGGGTCCACAGGGGTCATCATAATATTATTTTTTGAATATTTTTCTTTTTTTCATCGTGGAAGAGACTTTTTAGTGCGTTTAAATCATTTTTGAGGAGAACATATTCGTTTTAATAATCCTGTCTAAAACTATAAATAGTACCTTG
Proteins encoded in this window:
- a CDS encoding class I SAM-dependent methyltransferase; translation: MEQWYQKLFNNYACKYEQESFTQGTIGEVDFLESEINHNKHCKILDVGCGTGRHAIELVKRGYRVTGVDLSENMLAKAMEQAAEAGVEIDFLKADARNLPFQDEFDLVIMICEGAFPLMETDEMNYQILESAAGTLNKNGGKLIFTTLNGLFPLFHSVKDFINSNSSQENRENNFDLLTFRDQYQLEIKDDDDQKMLLNCNERYYVPSEITWLLKSLGFSKIGIYGCKLGEFSRDDSLSTEDYEMLVIAEY
- a CDS encoding IS6 family transposase; the encoded protein is MMCKNCGSSQIVKNGKVNNQQRYKCKECGKQFINNDNFARMRNKKHIIAVSMDLYYDGLSVRKIQRQISYLFKVKVSQVTIHNWITKYSVLVKEYVDTLKADLSDVWHTDETAIKIKGQQKWFWEIIDAETRFMVAEHLSNTRTIKDSTKLFMDARNRALQKPKIIYADGCFAYRKGFKKAFYSNKRCNRVDLVQNVGINGRVHQNKVERLHGTLKDMLRARRGMDNYEKTEAMLDGWFVYYNFLRPHSALGGKTPAEAAGINLDLDNRWESLIDLATKWKIKSKE
- a CDS encoding N-6 DNA methylase, with protein sequence MKATPEEVEAVQVFSRQLVEDYGYDKNQIQTRPQFRVKARPSDRKKEYPVDIAVFSNEMKKDDDLCIIVECKSESRSDGIGQLEDYLRLSRATLGVWFNGNERIFLLKYEKAGKVLFEEIPNIPMKGQRIEDIGKFKRKDLKSTHNLKSIFKSIRNFLAGNTVGTTRDEELAKQIIDLVLCKLYDEKFTKPDDIVEFRAGIGESPKDVSLRVKKRFDAAKSVYKDILGAKDTIDLDDKSITYVVGELQNYCLMDAERDAVGDAFEVFVQKALKGGSGQFFTPKNVVKTAVEILDPNIDDKIIDPACGSGGFLVECLRHLHEKIEEKGKVYNWSEKLVDEEKIAKANSNLKGIEKDDFLSKISKAYMIIMGDGRGGIFCDDSLVNPNDWKNKTKSGVQLGTFDIVLTNPPFGKKISVSGEKKLSQYALGHKWSKNKKTNIWTKGKIKIKEAPQILFIERCLDLLKDGGKLGIVLPDGVLSNPSDAYIIQYLMERTELIGLIDLPKSTFLPYTPTKTHLLFLRKAKNPKKNYEFFMSYAKTCGHDKRGKEVFKDEIRSIPNYLDKLGETKKTSHLGFKMNIKDVENRILLPKYYNPDLENELEKYEKSGEFTVKSFGELQDEGIIKIMRGNEIGSENYGTGPIPFIRTSEVANWEIIADPTHCVHEDIYDLYKNKQEIKPEDILIVNDGTYLMGRSAMITDIDTKIIIQSHFKKITVLKKDKLSPHLLLALIGLEIVQRQIESKSFRQGTISTLGNRILEVKIPIPRTKKEQKKISNVIERIITKKREGKLISQNYKVLNKSENLMGIINKGRIGNLN